A genome region from Oncorhynchus gorbuscha isolate QuinsamMale2020 ecotype Even-year linkage group LG26, OgorEven_v1.0, whole genome shotgun sequence includes the following:
- the LOC124015303 gene encoding inward rectifier potassium channel 4-like isoform X2, translating to MNNYNGKISTTGSSQLRSRFVKKNGHCNVVFSNMEEKSQRYLADIFTTCVDIRWRYLLLLFCSTFLSSWMFFGIIFYSVSRAHGDFDEHPGMSSSSGLEGNGLGVGEVEGVQKTWQPCLLHVEGFVGAFLFSVETQTTIGYGWRCVTEECPVAVITVVVQSIVGCIIDSFMLGTIMVKMARPKKRNQTLLFSKTAVISLRDGKLCLMWRVGNLRRSHIVEAHVRAQLIRPYVTAEGEFIPLEQRDLNVGYDEGIDRLFLVSPLVIVHEIDEDSPLYTVSRADLESDDFEIVVILEGMVEATAMTTQARSSYLAKEILWGHRFEPVIFEDRTKYQVDYSRFHKTYEVPSTPHCSAKELSETASRPASSASSHSLFPTSPRITQHLVTPHSPSAFCYENEVALSCGEDEDELDRQKGKDREEDRRNSVSVDFHNLFQDTATMTSGSSMLCVLDNQMDFDILQTTITREPLTYKSESGI from the coding sequence ATGAACAATTACAACGGAAAGATCTCTACTACAGGATCGAGCCAACTAAGAAGTCGCTTCGTGAAGAAAAATGGGCATTGCAACGTGGTGTTCTCTAACATGGAGGAGAAATCACAACGTTACCTGGCCGACATCTTTACCACCTGCGTGGACATCCGCTGGAGATACTTACTACTCCTCTTCTGCTCGACCTTCCTGTCCTCCTGGATGTTTTTTGGAATAATCTTCTATTCAGTTTCCAGAGCCCATGGGGATTTTGATGAGCACCCTGGAATGAGTTCCTCTTCGGGGTTGGAAGGGAATGGGCTTGGGGTTGGTGAAGTTGAAGGGGTGCAGAAAACGTGGCAGCCATGCCTCCTTCATGTGGAGGGCTTCGTCGGAGCCTTCCTATTCTCCGTCGAGACCCAGACCACCATTGGTTATGGGTGGCGCTGTGTCACTGAGGAGTGCCCTGTGGCAGTGATCACAGTGGTGGTCCAGTCCATAGTGGGCTGCATCATTGACTCCTTCATGCTTGGCACAATCATGGTCAAAATGGCACGCCCTAAGAAGAGGAACCAGACCCTGCTGTTCTCGAAAACCGCTGTGATTTCCCTGCGCGATGGCAAGCTGTGCCTCATGTGGCGGGTGGGTAACCTGCGCAGGAGCCACATCGTAGAGGCCCATGTGCGGGCACAGCTCATTCGACCCTACGTCACGGCAGAGGGAGAGTTTATCCCTCTGGAGCAGAGGGATCTCAACGTAGGCTACGACGAAGGCATTGACCGTCTCTTCCTGGTTTCTCCTCTGGTTATCGTCCATGAGATCGACGAGGACAGCCCCCTGTACACTGTGAGCCGGGCTGATCTGGAGTCTGATGACTTTGAGATCGTAGTGATCTTGGAGGGCATGGTGGAGGCCACCGCCATGACCACCCAGGCCCGCAGCTCCTATCTGGCCAAGGagatcctatgggggcataggtTTGAGCCTGTGATCTTTGAGGACCGAACCAAGTATCAGGTGGACTATTCTCGCTTCCACAAGACCTACGAGGTGCCCTCCACACCCCACTGCAGCGCCAAGGAGCTCAGTGAGACGGCCAGCCGGCCTGCCTCATCCGCCTCCTCCCACTCACTATTCCCAACCAGCCCCAGAATCACCCAGCACCTCGTAACCCCCCACTCCCCCAGCGCCTTCTGCTATGAGAATGAGGTAGCACTGAGCTGTGGAGAGGACGAGGATGAACTGGATAGGCAAAAGGGAaaagacagggaggaggacaggaggaattCAGTTTCTGTAGACTTTCATAATTTGTTTCAGGACACAGCCACAATGACATCCGGCAGCAGCATGCTGTGTGTTTTGGACAATCAGATGGATTTTGACATTCTACAGACGACCATTACTCGTGAGCCACTGACATATAAAAGTGAGTCGGGAATCTGA
- the LOC124015303 gene encoding inward rectifier potassium channel 4-like isoform X1 — MRTARANRYSFAATDEEGLKISTLGLHNGHSSPNSRFPSPSGTSGGDRISGATGRRMNNYNGKISTTGSSQLRSRFVKKNGHCNVVFSNMEEKSQRYLADIFTTCVDIRWRYLLLLFCSTFLSSWMFFGIIFYSVSRAHGDFDEHPGMSSSSGLEGNGLGVGEVEGVQKTWQPCLLHVEGFVGAFLFSVETQTTIGYGWRCVTEECPVAVITVVVQSIVGCIIDSFMLGTIMVKMARPKKRNQTLLFSKTAVISLRDGKLCLMWRVGNLRRSHIVEAHVRAQLIRPYVTAEGEFIPLEQRDLNVGYDEGIDRLFLVSPLVIVHEIDEDSPLYTVSRADLESDDFEIVVILEGMVEATAMTTQARSSYLAKEILWGHRFEPVIFEDRTKYQVDYSRFHKTYEVPSTPHCSAKELSETASRPASSASSHSLFPTSPRITQHLVTPHSPSAFCYENEVALSCGEDEDELDRQKGKDREEDRRNSVSVDFHNLFQDTATMTSGSSMLCVLDNQMDFDILQTTITREPLTYKSESGI; from the exons ATGAGAACAGCACGGGCCAACAG GTACAGCTTCGCAGCAACAGATGAGGAGGGCCTGAAAATCTCCACACTTGGGCTCCACAACGGCCACAGCTCGCCAAATAGCCGGTTCCCCTCCCCTAGTGGCACATCCGGAGGAGATAGGATATCAGGAGCCACAGGTCGTAGGATGAACAATTACAACGGAAAGATCTCTACTACAGGATCGAGCCAACTAAGAAGTCGCTTCGTGAAGAAAAATGGGCATTGCAACGTGGTGTTCTCTAACATGGAGGAGAAATCACAACGTTACCTGGCCGACATCTTTACCACCTGCGTGGACATCCGCTGGAGATACTTACTACTCCTCTTCTGCTCGACCTTCCTGTCCTCCTGGATGTTTTTTGGAATAATCTTCTATTCAGTTTCCAGAGCCCATGGGGATTTTGATGAGCACCCTGGAATGAGTTCCTCTTCGGGGTTGGAAGGGAATGGGCTTGGGGTTGGTGAAGTTGAAGGGGTGCAGAAAACGTGGCAGCCATGCCTCCTTCATGTGGAGGGCTTCGTCGGAGCCTTCCTATTCTCCGTCGAGACCCAGACCACCATTGGTTATGGGTGGCGCTGTGTCACTGAGGAGTGCCCTGTGGCAGTGATCACAGTGGTGGTCCAGTCCATAGTGGGCTGCATCATTGACTCCTTCATGCTTGGCACAATCATGGTCAAAATGGCACGCCCTAAGAAGAGGAACCAGACCCTGCTGTTCTCGAAAACCGCTGTGATTTCCCTGCGCGATGGCAAGCTGTGCCTCATGTGGCGGGTGGGTAACCTGCGCAGGAGCCACATCGTAGAGGCCCATGTGCGGGCACAGCTCATTCGACCCTACGTCACGGCAGAGGGAGAGTTTATCCCTCTGGAGCAGAGGGATCTCAACGTAGGCTACGACGAAGGCATTGACCGTCTCTTCCTGGTTTCTCCTCTGGTTATCGTCCATGAGATCGACGAGGACAGCCCCCTGTACACTGTGAGCCGGGCTGATCTGGAGTCTGATGACTTTGAGATCGTAGTGATCTTGGAGGGCATGGTGGAGGCCACCGCCATGACCACCCAGGCCCGCAGCTCCTATCTGGCCAAGGagatcctatgggggcataggtTTGAGCCTGTGATCTTTGAGGACCGAACCAAGTATCAGGTGGACTATTCTCGCTTCCACAAGACCTACGAGGTGCCCTCCACACCCCACTGCAGCGCCAAGGAGCTCAGTGAGACGGCCAGCCGGCCTGCCTCATCCGCCTCCTCCCACTCACTATTCCCAACCAGCCCCAGAATCACCCAGCACCTCGTAACCCCCCACTCCCCCAGCGCCTTCTGCTATGAGAATGAGGTAGCACTGAGCTGTGGAGAGGACGAGGATGAACTGGATAGGCAAAAGGGAaaagacagggaggaggacaggaggaattCAGTTTCTGTAGACTTTCATAATTTGTTTCAGGACACAGCCACAATGACATCCGGCAGCAGCATGCTGTGTGTTTTGGACAATCAGATGGATTTTGACATTCTACAGACGACCATTACTCGTGAGCCACTGACATATAAAAGTGAGTCGGGAATCTGA